TGCTAACTTCATAGTTGCTCCAGATCCTTCTTTTATGTTGATTAAGGGCGATACTCCTGCCCAGTCGCTTCGCGACCGCCAACTGTCTATTCTGGCAGAGAATATCACTTTGCCTAGAGAGATTCAACTTTTTTTAGCCTTTGAGTTTGTAACGTAATTCTTACATTCGGTAATCCAAGTTACTAATACTTGTGTGAAGTTAATTTAAATAAAAACTGGAAACGCAAGGTTTTTTGAACTGATGTGTGGAAAGTCCCTGAACTGACCCAATTTGCTGCACACTATTGTTTATTTCTCGACAGGAGTTGTCGTTATGCGTCACTTACATCACTGTTATGAGATTTTAGAAGTGGCTCCTAACGCTAGTTTGGAGGAAATTCACCAAAACTACAAGGATTTAGTGATGGTCTGGCATCCCGACCGTTTTGTTCATAATCCCCGCCTTTATCACAAAGCCCAAGAAAAAATAAAACAACTCAATGAAGCCTATGAGCAGTTGAAGTCTCAAAGAAATTTAGTGATGGCATCAGTACATCAGAGCGATCGCGCCTGGGCAAGGACGAAACCCTCTGCACCAAACCCTTATGAGCCATCTGGCTTTTCCCAAGCTAGAAGAGAAGATTATAACCGGGCATTAGATGACTATATTCGTCATCATAGCCGAGATATGCAAAACTGGTTAGATTAGACTTCGTGTAAAAGTCAGGCAATAGAGAGGGAATAGGCAAGAGTCTATTCGTAGCGCAATGGTGATGTCAGAACTCTGGGTAACGATCGCAACGGAGAATGTAGAAACCTTAAGGGATTTTTATCGTTGTGTGCTGAACACTCAAGCACAGCGAGAAATTCCAGGGGTGTATGCGGAGTTTATCATCGGGGGGTTGCGCTTGGGATTATTTCGACCCCGCGATCGCCAAGAATTTCACTCTTCTACCCCAGGATCCATGAGTTTATGTTTAGAAGTCGAGGATATTGAGGACGCGATCATCGGTCTGAGTCATTTAGGCTATCCTCCTCCTGGAGCCATTCAAACTGCTTCCCATGGCCGAGAAATTTATGCCTATGATCCCGATGGAAATCGACTGATTATTCATGAAAATCGGTAAGTCAAAAGGCAACAGGTAAGAGGCTAGGTTAGGTTTTTGGAGCATTGAGTAAACGATGTAACACTTTTGTGGGTTGGTTTGAGATCTAAGTCTAGTTCGTGAGCTTTCAATAATGAGGATGAGGATTGAGATAAGTAAATGAGGCGATCGCCCTTAGTCGATATGATTCTAATCGAGTGAAAAGACCTGGCCTGCGAGCGAGAAAATGTTTCACCGAAAGAAGTCAGAAGTTACCTCCTGAAATCGTCTTAATTATGAAATTGAAAAATCGGGCTATTGAGAAAAGTCCAGTTTCAAGCTAGAATTGTTATATAGTCGGTGGGTAATATTCACCTGATGATTCTAGGGAAAAGTTTGAATTAGGGTAGATTACACCTTAGTTGCAAACAAACGACAAACACAACGAGGTCAACACTAATGAGTACAACGCCTTCTATAATCAATGGAAGTTTTTCTTGGTCATCTAAAACTATCAGCGATCCGGTCATTGAGATTTACTACCAGTACTCGAACAAGCTCTTGATTGCTGACAGTAATGGGTGTGTATACACAAGTTACTTCTGGCTAAAAAATTTACTGCCTATTCCCATTGTATTGGATTCAGTACAAATCACCACAGGAGAAACTCCAACAGAGCCTATTGTTGATACTGAACTTCTCGTTCCCTCCACTACTAATTGGGCAGACTTTATTGAGTTCACTAACTTGGGCAATATTTCTCCGGGTTCCTGGAGTCGTCGGTGTCAATTTACCATGAAAATCGTCCGTGCGATTGAAGGTCCTCCACTGCCTGATAATTACACTAATAATGTGTATTTCTTCCCCAAATACACCGTTGACTACAAGAACCAGCCTACCTTCACGTTTGACACTCAAGTTGTCAAAGCGTAGTTCCTAAAATGCTTGTAGAAAAGTGGTTTGAGAAAAAAATGCACTTTTGCAGGTAACTGCAAGTGCATTTTTTTGTGTATTTTAACAAGAACAGACCTCTGGCCGAGAAATTTATGCCTATGATCCGGATGGGAATCGCTTGATTATTCATGAAAATTTGTAAATTTCCTTAAGAGATTTGGGGGCGATCGCACCTACAGATTAGTTTTTGCACTTTAGTAAATGCTGTAACACTTTCTGACCAACCAGGCTGGGATAATCAACTCATACCTAATCCTAAAACATAGGTTCGGAGCGATATTATATGTCCACAGAAAATGTAGAAAAATTGCTCGAGGCGGGCGGACAAGATCCTAAAATTCGGGAAGAATACGACAAAACTCAGAGTAAAGATGAATTTGTCGAGAAGGCCAACAAGGATGGATACAAATTTACAATCGAGGAACTGAATCAGGTACTCAAGGAGTACGGCAATTCCTTTGAACTTTCGGGCTTCCCGCCCCGACGATTCATTTGGTTGAAATAACATCGAACGATTTGTCCCCCCTAAAGACTGGCTTCTTAAACAAACCTCAGTTTAATACCGCTTTACAGGAAGCCGCAGGGACGATAGCGGTGGAAATTGGGTTAATGGTTCATCAAGATCTGTAATTTTCCTTAAGACATTGGCGACCCAACACTCTTACAATTGAGTAAAACCGTGAATCTAGCTCCCTTTGATTAAAATGCCCAATTCTCCTGTCGTCTCTTATCAAATTCTCAGCGATCGCAGTCAGTACAAACCGTGTAAGATCAATGTCCCCGATCTTGATCGTCCCATTGCTGCCATTCGAGTCAACCAAACCTACTATAGTCTCTTTCAAGTTATTCAAGACAGTGAACGCGCCGAAACCATCGCCGAACGCCTCACTAAGCGAGGAGATGAAGTTATTATTACTCCTACTCCAAAAGGAAGTGCCCTTTGGGTCAAAGAAGCTCAAGGGTCTCCCGTTTCCCGTTCTACCCAAAAAGCACAGAACGCTCAAACCCCTGCCAAGCCTCCAGAGCCACCCTATAAAATTCTCAATTCTCCAGAAGATTATCAACTTGGGTATATTCAAGTCCCTGACTTAAACGATTCCCTAGAAGCAATTGAATGTGAGAACCAATATTACAGTCTCTTTAAGAGCTTTCCTGATATTCATCAAGCCTCAGAAATAGCTCTGCGTCTAGCCAAGAAGGGAGATAAAATCTTGATTATCCCCAACTCTCCCCAATTTACCCTTTGGATTTTAGAGCCAGATGCCCAGTGGTTAGCTTCTCGATAGACCGAGTCAGCTAGAGTAGACGCAACCTTTAACTATCCTCTAAAATTCCCGGTAATACTTCTCCTACTTGGGTATTTAGCACTTCCATATCCTCTTGATCTTTCGCACTAAAACTGGTCTTAAATTGCTCGGGTGCTTGGGGCCAAGTGCTAGGATCGTAGGCTGGAAATTGTCCGGATTTGCGTTTATTCACTAACTGGGTGACTCCCAAGGGTTCCCCATCTTTGGATAACACGGGCATACAAAGCAAACTAGACGTTCTATAGCCCGTTTTTTTATCCGTTTGTTGAGCAATTTCCGACCCCGGATAATCATATAAGTCAAAGGGAATATTCAAGGGTTGTCCTGTCAGGGCAACACGACCAGCAAACCCTTCTCCCATGGGAATGCGAATATCAATTAAGGAGCCATCGCTTTGAGGTAATTTAGTCCATAGCTGTTTATTGACTCGATCGATTAACCAAAGGGTAGAGCGGTCAGCATCAGTTAGGGTTTTTGCGGCTTGCATTACATTACGAATAATCTCTTCTGCGGAACTACTACTGCTTTTAATCAGATTAATTGCGTGAGTTAATGGATCAACGGTTAGACCCGATTTTCTCAAGGTGGGGATGTCAGTATAGAAGGATTGGAAGCCTTGGAGAATGGGGGAGATTAATTGGGTATACTCTTGCAGGCGATCGGCATCGGTACGGTTAAAGCCTTTGGGATCGAGACGACCTTCGGTCTGTTTGTTAAATAAGCGAACGACTCCGACGACTTCCTTCTGATCGTTGACTAGGGGAAATAAGAATAACTGGCTATAATTAGCGATTTTACCAGCTCCTTGAATGACTAAGGGATCGGCTAAATTTCCCAGTTTATTAGTTCCTTTAAAGTCTTGGCTACTGACGATGGTTTTGGCTAACCCTTGCTCTGTCGAAACAGTAATCAATTTAGGTTTTTTCTGGGCATCTAAAATGGCAGACCAGAGGTTATTCCGGCTAGAATCCAGAATAAATAATGTGGCTTTGGCTACTCCGATCGCCTGTTCTACAGAGGTGTGCAGAGGTTGGAGAAAATGAGCTAAAGAATGGTAAGCAGCTTCCTGGTTAGATGCTCGATCCAACTCCATTTGACTCAATAAAACTAAGCTTTGCTGGGTTACCTCAGTGGGATCAATTTGCGCTTGTTTCTTCAAGTTTTCATGGCTTCTAATAAACTGGAGTAGTACCGCTACCCGTTCATTAAATAACTGCATAGTTTGTTGATCGTTGCGGTCAAAACTGGCTTTTAAATAATCAGGAACTGCGGGCCAATCTTCTTTGTTATATTCGGGATGATTGCCTGGCTTACGCTTATTGACTAATTGGGTAATACCGAGTAATTCACCTTCTGGACTTTCGATGGGCATACAGAGTAAACTACACGTCCGATAGCGAGTTTGAGAATCGGTGCGTTTTGCATTTTCAGCGTTGGGGTCATTGTAGAGGTCAAAGGGAATATTCAAGGTGTGCCGGGCTTGGGCAACTTCACCAACAAATCCTACTCCGATCGCACATCGAATTCTCCCTTTTCCGGGTAACTCTGTCCATAAATCCCCAGCTTGAGGGTCATGTAACCAGAGGGTGGAGCGGTCAGCATTCATCAGTTTTTTGGCCGTATTCATCACCCGATGTAATACGGTTTGAGTATCGAGGTTAATCTGATCGAGCGATCGCGTTGCTTCCGTAAGTGCCGCCGTTGCCCGTAACTTTTTAGTCGCTTTATAGGATGATTGACACGCTTGCAGAATCTGACGAATGGGAAGCACACATTTAACCAAGCGCTCTAAATCTTTGCGGGTAAACCCTTGCACTGGACGCGAGGGACTATTGGGAGTTTTGGGTGCAATTTTATTGAGCAGTTGAATCACCGCTACCACATTCTTTTGCTCATCTAAAATTGGAAAGGCTAAAATATTGCGAGTGCGATAATTATACTTTTGATCGTATTCTTTCACCAACTTACATCTCGGATCGTCATACACATTGTTGGGAATATTAATTACCCGCTTGAGTTGGG
This portion of the Roseofilum reptotaenium CS-1145 genome encodes:
- a CDS encoding J domain-containing protein → MRHLHHCYEILEVAPNASLEEIHQNYKDLVMVWHPDRFVHNPRLYHKAQEKIKQLNEAYEQLKSQRNLVMASVHQSDRAWARTKPSAPNPYEPSGFSQARREDYNRALDDYIRHHSRDMQNWLD
- a CDS encoding VOC family protein yields the protein MSELWVTIATENVETLRDFYRCVLNTQAQREIPGVYAEFIIGGLRLGLFRPRDRQEFHSSTPGSMSLCLEVEDIEDAIIGLSHLGYPPPGAIQTASHGREIYAYDPDGNRLIIHENR
- a CDS encoding Nif11-like leader peptide family natural product precursor; amino-acid sequence: MSTENVEKLLEAGGQDPKIREEYDKTQSKDEFVEKANKDGYKFTIEELNQVLKEYGNSFELSGFPPRRFIWLK
- a CDS encoding GAF domain-containing protein gives rise to the protein MGLISRQKKALYNQGIIEIDCIAKSIQIGLHDMIANESYSLTPSSKYATGLDLARGMKAKTRNYRTLISTIFFWTAAHPLLTIAVCQAIADSEDAPIVGREEEWISKLVQRELIQNWENNEELKHLRSIRDRLLQPQPATLNLLRLYEQVLADEGIPANESPEQRELRTMGLAMREQGRLLIHNRIYAGIFNAQWVEKAIETIETELEVDETEFLKTFTQLERKLLVSQVDFLSEGQTPEEGHQSAQALYEVLRDVTSTVGQLLRAERTTIFLLNDEKTELWSLVAQNEQGEFLDIHVRVGEGIAGGVAQLKRVINIPNNVYDDPRCKLVKEYDQKYNYRTRNILAFPILDEQKNVVAVIQLLNKIAPKTPNSPSRPVQGFTRKDLERLVKCVLPIRQILQACQSSYKATKKLRATAALTEATRSLDQINLDTQTVLHRVMNTAKKLMNADRSTLWLHDPQAGDLWTELPGKGRIRCAIGVGFVGEVAQARHTLNIPFDLYNDPNAENAKRTDSQTRYRTCSLLCMPIESPEGELLGITQLVNKRKPGNHPEYNKEDWPAVPDYLKASFDRNDQQTMQLFNERVAVLLQFIRSHENLKKQAQIDPTEVTQQSLVLLSQMELDRASNQEAAYHSLAHFLQPLHTSVEQAIGVAKATLFILDSSRNNLWSAILDAQKKPKLITVSTEQGLAKTIVSSQDFKGTNKLGNLADPLVIQGAGKIANYSQLFLFPLVNDQKEVVGVVRLFNKQTEGRLDPKGFNRTDADRLQEYTQLISPILQGFQSFYTDIPTLRKSGLTVDPLTHAINLIKSSSSSAEEIIRNVMQAAKTLTDADRSTLWLIDRVNKQLWTKLPQSDGSLIDIRIPMGEGFAGRVALTGQPLNIPFDLYDYPGSEIAQQTDKKTGYRTSSLLCMPVLSKDGEPLGVTQLVNKRKSGQFPAYDPSTWPQAPEQFKTSFSAKDQEDMEVLNTQVGEVLPGILEDS